A window of the Dickeya dianthicola NCPPB 453 genome harbors these coding sequences:
- a CDS encoding type 1 glutamine amidotransferase domain-containing protein encodes MKILMVLTSHDQLGNTGKKTGFWLEEFAAPYYVFKDAGAEVVLASPAGGQPPLDPKSDLPEFQTELTHRFKADPAAQQALATTVKLDSVSMDDFDTVFYPGGHGPLWDLAESPTSIALIEAFERAGKPMGFVCHAPGVLRHVKAANGEPLIKGRRVTGFTNSEEAAVELTDVVPFLIEDEFQKLGGLYSKGPDWHPYLVEDGKLITGQNPASSEVVAKALLKQLA; translated from the coding sequence ATGAAAATATTGATGGTGTTGACGTCCCATGATCAGTTGGGAAATACAGGTAAAAAAACCGGTTTCTGGCTGGAAGAGTTTGCTGCCCCTTACTACGTGTTTAAAGATGCCGGCGCCGAGGTCGTGCTGGCATCGCCGGCGGGCGGCCAGCCGCCGCTGGATCCGAAAAGCGATTTACCGGAATTTCAAACCGAGCTGACCCATCGCTTTAAGGCTGATCCGGCCGCTCAGCAGGCACTGGCTACGACAGTAAAACTGGACAGCGTCAGCATGGATGATTTCGACACGGTGTTCTATCCGGGGGGGCATGGCCCGCTGTGGGATTTGGCGGAATCGCCGACTTCCATTGCCCTGATTGAAGCGTTTGAACGGGCCGGGAAACCGATGGGTTTTGTCTGCCATGCGCCCGGCGTGTTGCGCCACGTCAAGGCGGCGAATGGCGAGCCGCTGATCAAAGGCCGTCGGGTTACCGGGTTTACCAATTCGGAAGAAGCTGCGGTGGAATTAACCGATGTGGTGCCGTTTTTGATTGAAGACGAGTTCCAAAAACTGGGGGGATTGTACTCCAAGGGACCGGACTGGCACCCCTATCTGGTTGAAGACGGCAAGTTGATTACTGGTCAGAACCCAGCCAGCTCGGAAGTGGTCGCCAAGGCGTTGTTAAAACAGCTGGCCTAA
- a CDS encoding coniferyl aldehyde dehydrogenase, with translation MPLAQTSNDLKAILQTMKNAHIATGPADAALRRDRLVRSARLIRENYSSLSKAMDADFGHRSLYQSLVADMVTTVKTLEHSAEYVAEWMKPTLVDSPMPGMQSWIQRQPLGVVGVISPWNFPINLAFAPLAGVFAAGNTAMLKPSELTPATSELLAELIARYFDPLELEVVLGDAAIGAAFSSLTFDHLVFTGSSAIGRHVMRAAADNLVPVTLELGGKSPVVIDRDADVALAAQRTLTVKTFNAGQICLSPDYVMLQEEQIDAFVHASKTFMTQAFPTLQQNPDYTAIITSRHYERLVGLLTDAASKGATLLSLAPQGEPDFDAASRKIAPHLVLNVTDDMQIMQEEIFGPLLPIRTCSSQEEAIAYINAHPRPLAAYYFGQQTARQTLFADRTTSGALVINDVMTHASIDSLPFGGVGASGMGAYHGIHGFQRFSHAKPIVVQNEEGTSNLRLRAPYSDKLSQLEAFLNG, from the coding sequence ATGCCTTTAGCGCAAACAAGCAACGATTTAAAAGCGATATTGCAGACCATGAAGAACGCCCACATCGCGACCGGGCCTGCCGATGCTGCGCTGCGTCGTGACCGACTGGTACGCAGCGCCCGGCTTATCCGGGAAAACTATTCGTCGCTCAGCAAAGCGATGGATGCGGATTTTGGTCACCGCAGCCTGTATCAGTCGTTGGTCGCTGATATGGTCACGACAGTGAAAACGCTTGAGCATTCCGCAGAATATGTCGCGGAGTGGATGAAACCGACGCTTGTCGATAGCCCAATGCCCGGGATGCAATCCTGGATACAGCGTCAACCGCTGGGGGTGGTGGGGGTGATCAGCCCGTGGAATTTCCCCATCAATCTGGCGTTTGCTCCGCTGGCCGGCGTGTTTGCCGCCGGCAACACCGCCATGCTGAAACCGTCGGAGCTGACGCCGGCGACATCGGAACTGCTGGCGGAACTGATCGCCCGTTATTTTGACCCGCTGGAACTGGAAGTCGTGCTGGGCGATGCGGCAATCGGCGCGGCGTTCAGCAGCCTGACTTTTGATCATCTGGTATTCACCGGTAGTTCTGCGATTGGTCGCCATGTGATGCGTGCTGCCGCGGATAATCTGGTGCCGGTTACACTGGAACTGGGGGGCAAATCGCCGGTAGTTATCGACCGCGATGCCGATGTCGCTCTGGCGGCACAGCGGACGCTAACGGTGAAAACCTTTAATGCCGGGCAGATTTGCCTTTCTCCCGACTATGTCATGTTGCAGGAAGAGCAAATTGATGCCTTTGTTCATGCCAGTAAGACATTCATGACACAGGCATTTCCGACGCTTCAGCAGAACCCGGACTATACGGCCATTATTACGTCGCGACATTATGAGCGTCTGGTTGGGTTGTTAACGGATGCCGCAAGCAAAGGGGCGACATTGTTGAGCCTGGCCCCGCAGGGTGAACCGGATTTCGACGCCGCTTCCCGCAAAATCGCGCCGCATCTGGTCCTGAACGTGACTGATGATATGCAGATTATGCAGGAAGAGATTTTCGGACCGCTGTTGCCGATTCGCACCTGTTCTTCGCAGGAAGAGGCGATTGCGTACATCAATGCGCATCCCCGTCCGTTGGCGGCGTATTACTTCGGCCAGCAGACGGCGCGGCAAACCCTGTTCGCTGATCGCACCACGTCGGGCGCACTGGTTATCAATGATGTGATGACGCACGCCAGCATCGACTCGCTGCCCTTCGGCGGGGTGGGTGCATCCGGGATGGGGGCTTACCACGGCATTCATGGTTTCCAACGTTTTAGCCATGCCAAACCGATTGTGGTCCAAAATGAAGAGGGAACCTCAAACCTGCGTTTACGGGCGCCCTATAGCGACAAACTGTCTCAGCTTGAAGCGTTTCTGAACGGCTAA
- a CDS encoding LysR family transcriptional regulator: MSLVRLRTFIEVYRQRSISGAARTLNLTQPAVSQHIAGLEASIGHPLFARQTRGVIPTSAADELAADIGDRLDEAENALASAKARSLELAGALQIIGHADFLAEVVAKQLLPLLEVGVRVRMQTGDYDVIVQSLIEGYCDLGISAAPSNDNRLKSELMLTDEIMAVAAPQVVARLANAPDTLAAMQTEPLLAYSLTLPLIDNWFTANKVQAPTILPAMVGQDLRALCSLLCEGFGWSALPAYLCTPYIERGELCEIPAPIARANRSYYLLWQPSALRQPRVAHARQALLFRLRQKHGDPHRSK, encoded by the coding sequence ATGTCTCTCGTTCGTTTAAGAACCTTTATCGAGGTGTATCGGCAGCGTTCCATCAGCGGTGCCGCCCGTACGCTCAATCTGACGCAACCGGCGGTGTCGCAGCATATCGCCGGTCTGGAAGCCTCAATTGGGCATCCCTTATTTGCACGGCAAACACGCGGGGTCATTCCTACCTCGGCAGCGGATGAACTGGCAGCGGATATCGGCGACCGGCTGGATGAGGCGGAAAACGCGCTGGCATCGGCAAAAGCGCGTTCGCTGGAACTGGCCGGCGCATTGCAAATCATCGGGCACGCGGATTTTCTGGCTGAAGTCGTCGCCAAACAATTGCTGCCGCTACTGGAGGTGGGGGTACGCGTCCGGATGCAAACCGGCGATTACGATGTGATTGTCCAAAGTCTGATCGAAGGTTACTGCGATCTGGGGATCTCCGCCGCGCCGTCAAATGACAACCGGTTAAAAAGCGAATTGATGCTGACCGATGAAATTATGGCGGTTGCCGCGCCGCAGGTGGTCGCCCGGCTGGCTAACGCGCCGGACACGCTGGCGGCAATGCAAACCGAGCCGCTACTGGCCTATAGCCTGACGCTACCGCTTATCGATAACTGGTTTACCGCCAATAAAGTCCAGGCGCCCACCATTCTTCCGGCGATGGTAGGTCAGGATTTACGTGCGCTGTGCAGTTTATTGTGTGAAGGGTTCGGCTGGAGCGCACTCCCCGCCTATTTGTGTACGCCGTATATCGAACGAGGTGAGCTTTGTGAAATTCCCGCGCCGATTGCGCGAGCCAACCGCAGTTACTATTTACTGTGGCAACCCAGTGCGTTGCGCCAGCCGCGTGTCGCTCATGCCAGGCAAGCGTTGCTGTTTCGGTTAAGGCAAAAACACGGAGATCCGCATCGGAGCAAATAG
- a CDS encoding YfcL family protein, with protein MIAEFEARILTLIDNMVDHASDDELFASGYLRGHLTLAVAEAEAHGEQTAQALHARVQESLNQAIKNGELSPPDQALVAQVWDALYQQAQVQ; from the coding sequence ATGATCGCAGAATTCGAGGCGCGCATCCTGACGCTGATTGACAATATGGTGGATCACGCCAGCGATGATGAACTGTTTGCCAGCGGTTACCTGCGTGGTCACCTGACGCTGGCGGTAGCAGAAGCCGAAGCGCATGGCGAACAGACGGCGCAGGCGCTACATGCTCGCGTACAGGAAAGCCTGAATCAGGCGATTAAAAACGGCGAACTGTCGCCGCCGGATCAGGCGCTGGTCGCCCAGGTGTGGGACGCACTCTACCAGCAGGCGCAAGTGCAGTAA
- a CDS encoding elongation factor P hydroxylase has product MTMLTDTASTHHYDQLITVFNRCFSEEYHTRLVKGDDEPIYLPADDQAPYHRIVFAHGFYASAMHEISHWCIAGEARRKVVDFGYWYCPDGRDAATQSQFESVEIKPQALEWMFCVAAGFPFNVSCDNLNGDVDPDRIAFQRRVHAQVMMYLQQGVPSRPARFIQALRDFYHTAPQTAADFPYPADL; this is encoded by the coding sequence ATGACGATGTTGACCGACACTGCAAGCACTCACCATTACGACCAGTTGATCACCGTTTTCAACCGGTGTTTTAGCGAGGAATACCACACCCGGCTGGTGAAGGGCGACGATGAGCCTATCTACCTGCCGGCCGACGATCAGGCGCCGTATCACCGCATTGTGTTTGCGCACGGGTTCTATGCCAGCGCCATGCACGAGATTTCGCACTGGTGCATTGCCGGTGAAGCGCGGCGCAAAGTGGTGGACTTCGGCTACTGGTATTGCCCGGACGGACGCGATGCCGCGACCCAGAGCCAGTTTGAGTCGGTGGAAATCAAGCCGCAGGCGCTGGAGTGGATGTTCTGCGTGGCCGCCGGCTTCCCGTTTAATGTCAGCTGCGACAACCTGAATGGCGACGTTGACCCGGACCGTATCGCTTTCCAGCGCCGGGTACACGCGCAGGTGATGATGTATCTGCAACAGGGCGTGCCCAGCCGGCCGGCGCGCTTTATTCAGGCGCTGCGAGACTTTTACCACACGGCGCCGCAAACCGCGGCGGACTTTCCTTACCCGGCCGATCTGTGA
- a CDS encoding TSUP family transporter, translating to MEWFVVGPDVLALLFLASVIAGFVDSIAGGGGLLSIPVLLAAGLSPAQVLATNKLQAVGGSFSASLYFIRRKAVDMKVLTLAVPLTFLGAMFGAWLIQQIHADFLRKLLPVLVIGIGLYFLLMPKVGDEDRHARLSLLPFSLLGGTCVGFYDGFFGPGAGSFYALAYVTLLGFNLAKATAHAKVLNFTSNFGGLLFFMLGGQVVWGVGVVMLVGQIIGARLGARMVLTKGQKLIRPMLVVMSALMSIKLIHDNHGSEIARWLGQLF from the coding sequence ATGGAATGGTTTGTTGTCGGGCCGGATGTGCTGGCCCTGTTATTTCTGGCTAGCGTGATTGCCGGTTTTGTGGATTCGATCGCCGGCGGCGGTGGGTTGTTGTCCATTCCGGTGTTGCTGGCGGCGGGGCTGTCGCCCGCTCAGGTGCTGGCAACCAACAAATTGCAGGCGGTGGGCGGTTCGTTTTCCGCCAGCTTGTATTTTATCCGCCGCAAAGCGGTGGACATGAAAGTACTGACGCTGGCGGTGCCGCTGACTTTTCTGGGCGCGATGTTCGGCGCCTGGTTGATTCAGCAGATTCATGCCGATTTCCTGCGTAAGCTGCTGCCGGTGCTGGTGATCGGCATTGGCCTCTATTTTCTGCTGATGCCGAAAGTGGGGGATGAGGATCGGCATGCGCGCCTGTCGCTGTTGCCGTTTTCCCTGTTGGGCGGCACCTGCGTCGGATTTTACGACGGCTTCTTCGGGCCGGGTGCCGGTTCGTTTTATGCGTTGGCTTATGTCACCCTGCTGGGGTTCAATCTGGCGAAAGCCACCGCGCACGCTAAAGTGCTCAATTTTACCTCTAACTTCGGCGGCCTGCTGTTTTTCATGCTGGGCGGTCAGGTGGTATGGGGCGTTGGTGTGGTCATGCTGGTCGGGCAGATTATCGGCGCCCGGTTGGGGGCCAGAATGGTGCTGACCAAGGGACAGAAACTGATTCGTCCGATGCTGGTTGTCATGTCCGCCCTGATGAGCATCAAATTGATTCATGACAATCACGGCAGCGAGATTGCTCGCTGGCTGGGACAGCTATTCTAA
- the mepA gene encoding penicillin-insensitive murein endopeptidase translates to MKINWIGMVALLLSSAALAKTPWQEITHPVAGQPQAIGAFANGCIIGAQPLSLQSPDYQVMRVDQRRYFGHPDLLAFINRLSADVHRTTGATVLIGDMGMPAGGRFSSGHASHQSGLDVDIWLQLPSQRWSQQQLLQPQPLDLVLADGKNINPRAWSPDVQKLVKTAAQDNDVTRIFVNPAIKKQLCLEAGSDRNWLHKVRPWFAHRAHMHVRLRCPASSLECQEQDAPPAGDGCGAELNSWFQPRKPGAEPPAKTTPPPLPPSCQALLDRHLIAE, encoded by the coding sequence ATGAAAATAAATTGGATTGGGATGGTGGCGCTGTTGCTGAGCAGCGCCGCGCTGGCGAAGACGCCGTGGCAGGAGATAACCCACCCGGTGGCGGGTCAGCCTCAGGCCATCGGCGCGTTTGCCAATGGCTGTATCATCGGCGCACAGCCGTTGTCGTTGCAGTCGCCTGATTATCAGGTGATGCGCGTCGATCAGCGGCGTTACTTCGGTCATCCGGACCTGCTGGCGTTCATCAATCGTCTCAGCGCCGACGTACATCGCACTACCGGCGCCACCGTGTTGATCGGCGATATGGGCATGCCGGCCGGCGGACGGTTCAGCAGCGGCCACGCCAGCCATCAGTCGGGGCTGGATGTGGATATCTGGCTGCAACTGCCGAGTCAGCGCTGGAGCCAGCAGCAGTTACTGCAGCCACAGCCGTTGGACCTGGTGCTGGCGGACGGCAAAAACATCAACCCGCGCGCCTGGTCGCCGGATGTGCAGAAGCTGGTGAAAACGGCGGCGCAGGATAATGACGTGACGCGCATTTTCGTCAACCCGGCGATCAAAAAGCAGCTGTGTCTGGAAGCCGGCAGCGATCGCAACTGGCTGCACAAGGTGCGGCCGTGGTTCGCCCATCGCGCGCACATGCATGTGCGGCTGCGTTGCCCGGCGAGCAGCCTGGAGTGTCAGGAGCAGGATGCACCGCCGGCCGGCGACGGGTGCGGCGCTGAACTCAACAGCTGGTTCCAGCCGCGCAAGCCGGGCGCCGAACCACCGGCCAAAACGACGCCTCCCCCGTTGCCGCCTTCCTGTCAGGCGTTACTTGATCGTCACCTTATTGCGGAATAA
- the aroC gene encoding chorismate synthase, translating to MAGNSIGQFFRVTTFGESHGIALGCVVDGVPPGIPLTEADLQHDLDRRRPGTSRYTTQRREPDQVRILSGVFEGVTTGASIGLLIENTDQRSQDYSAIKDLFRPGHADYTYEQKYGIRDYRGGGRSSARETAMRVAAGAIAKKYLQQQHGVVIRGYLAQMGDVACELKDWAQVEQNPFFCPDADKLDALDELMRALKKEGDSIGAKITVVAESVPPGLGEPVFDRLDADLAHALMSINAVKGVEIGDGFAVVSRRGSENRDEITPEGFQSNHAGGILGGISSGQVITAHLALKPTSSITVPGRTITRDGAATEMITRGRHDPCVGIRAVPIAEAMMAIVLMDHLLRQRAQCADVTSQVPRW from the coding sequence TGGCATCGCTCTGGGATGCGTGGTGGATGGCGTACCGCCGGGTATTCCGCTGACCGAGGCCGATTTGCAGCACGACCTGGACCGTCGTCGTCCGGGGACTTCTCGTTATACCACCCAGCGCCGCGAGCCGGATCAGGTGCGTATTCTGTCCGGGGTATTTGAAGGGGTGACTACCGGCGCCAGTATCGGTCTGTTGATTGAAAACACCGACCAGCGTTCGCAGGACTACAGCGCCATCAAGGATCTGTTCCGCCCCGGTCATGCCGACTACACCTATGAGCAGAAATACGGTATCCGCGATTATCGCGGCGGCGGTCGGTCTTCCGCCCGTGAAACCGCGATGCGCGTAGCCGCCGGCGCCATTGCCAAGAAATACCTGCAACAGCAGCATGGCGTGGTGATCCGCGGCTATCTGGCGCAAATGGGCGACGTGGCGTGCGAACTGAAAGACTGGGCGCAGGTGGAGCAAAATCCATTCTTCTGCCCGGACGCGGACAAGCTCGACGCGCTGGATGAACTGATGCGCGCACTGAAAAAAGAGGGCGACTCTATCGGCGCGAAAATCACGGTGGTGGCTGAGTCGGTGCCGCCGGGGCTGGGCGAGCCGGTGTTTGATCGTCTTGATGCCGATTTGGCTCACGCGCTGATGAGCATTAATGCCGTCAAAGGCGTGGAAATCGGCGACGGTTTTGCGGTCGTGAGCCGTCGCGGCAGCGAAAACCGTGATGAAATTACCCCGGAAGGCTTTCAGAGCAACCATGCCGGCGGCATTCTGGGCGGCATCAGCAGCGGTCAGGTGATCACCGCCCATCTGGCGCTGAAACCGACTTCCAGCATCACCGTGCCGGGGCGCACCATCACCCGCGACGGCGCCGCAACGGAAATGATCACTCGCGGTCGCCACGACCCGTGCGTGGGAATTCGCGCGGTGCCGATTGCCGAAGCGATGATGGCGATTGTGCTGATGGATCATCTGCTGCGCCAGCGCGCGCAGTGCGCGGACGTGACGAGTCAGGTTCCCCGTTGGTAA